One Halorientalis litorea DNA segment encodes these proteins:
- a CDS encoding tRNA uridine(34) 5-carboxymethylaminomethyl modification radical SAM/GNAT enzyme Elp3, translating into MSTETPDPKETEAFERVCAELVDRILAGDIDREDVESAKLEVCSEYSAPKVPKNSEILDFAPHEQREELEEVLRRKPVRTASGVSPIAIMTSPHRCPHGKCLYCPGGPDSEFSSAQSYTGHEPAAARGKQNDYDPYGQVRLRLEQLREIGHPVDKAELILMGGTMTARSHDYQEWFVKRAIEAMNDYDVDGRPDPAEDVSFAQDPDEYEFRYLEDVLTENETTDVRNVATTFETKPDWCDPEQIDRMLRLGGTKVEVGVQTTYERINREMHRGHGVQASIDANRRLRDSGFKVGFHMMPGQPGMSKEMCLEDFRRLFESTDWRPDYLKIYPTLIVEGTATYDMYHRGDFEPLGNEEAAELVAEIKSMIPEYTRLQRVQRDIPADHIEGGVWKSNLRQLARQRMDDHGWTCDCIRCREVGMNDAEPETVDLDVLEYEVAGGREHFISFEDREQDLLVGFCRLRFPKDPVRQELDDAALVRELHVYGSQVGVGSVPESATDAQHQHRGYGRRLLAEAERLAADAGFGKLAVLSGIGVRQYYREKLDYRQDGPYVSKRL; encoded by the coding sequence ATGAGTACGGAGACGCCCGACCCGAAGGAGACGGAGGCGTTCGAGCGAGTCTGTGCGGAGTTGGTCGACCGCATCCTCGCCGGGGACATCGACCGGGAGGACGTGGAGAGTGCCAAACTGGAGGTTTGCTCGGAGTACTCCGCCCCGAAGGTGCCGAAGAACTCGGAAATCCTCGACTTCGCGCCACACGAGCAACGCGAGGAGCTAGAGGAAGTTCTCCGGCGCAAGCCCGTGCGGACCGCATCGGGCGTCTCCCCCATCGCAATCATGACCTCGCCCCACCGGTGCCCACACGGGAAGTGTCTCTACTGTCCCGGCGGCCCGGACTCGGAGTTCTCCAGCGCGCAGAGCTACACCGGGCACGAACCGGCCGCCGCGCGCGGGAAGCAGAACGACTACGACCCGTACGGACAGGTACGACTCCGGCTCGAACAGTTGCGGGAAATCGGCCACCCCGTCGACAAGGCCGAACTCATCCTGATGGGCGGGACGATGACCGCGCGGAGCCACGACTATCAGGAGTGGTTCGTCAAGCGCGCCATCGAGGCGATGAACGACTACGACGTGGACGGGCGGCCCGACCCGGCCGAGGACGTGAGTTTCGCACAGGACCCCGACGAGTACGAGTTCCGCTATCTGGAGGACGTGTTGACCGAGAACGAGACGACCGACGTGCGTAACGTCGCCACCACGTTCGAGACCAAGCCCGACTGGTGTGACCCCGAGCAGATAGACCGGATGCTCCGACTGGGCGGGACGAAGGTGGAGGTGGGCGTCCAGACGACCTACGAGCGAATCAACCGCGAGATGCACCGCGGCCACGGCGTACAGGCCTCCATCGACGCCAACCGCCGCCTCCGTGACTCCGGGTTCAAGGTCGGCTTCCACATGATGCCCGGCCAACCGGGGATGAGCAAGGAGATGTGTCTGGAAGACTTCCGCCGCCTGTTCGAGAGCACCGACTGGCGGCCGGACTACCTCAAGATATATCCGACCCTCATCGTGGAGGGGACGGCCACCTACGACATGTACCACCGCGGCGACTTCGAGCCGTTGGGCAACGAGGAGGCGGCGGAACTGGTCGCGGAAATCAAGTCGATGATTCCCGAGTACACGCGTCTCCAGCGCGTCCAGCGGGACATCCCGGCGGACCACATCGAGGGCGGCGTCTGGAAGTCGAACCTCCGGCAGTTGGCCCGCCAGCGGATGGACGACCACGGCTGGACGTGTGACTGTATCCGGTGTCGGGAAGTGGGGATGAACGACGCCGAACCGGAGACGGTCGACCTCGACGTGCTGGAGTACGAGGTAGCCGGTGGCCGGGAACACTTCATCAGTTTCGAGGACAGGGAACAGGACCTCCTCGTCGGGTTCTGTCGCCTCCGGTTCCCGAAGGACCCGGTACGGCAGGAACTCGACGACGCGGCCCTCGTCCGGGAACTGCACGTCTACGGCAGTCAGGTCGGCGTCGGTAGTGTCCCCGAGTCAGCCACCGACGCCCAGCACCAGCACCGTGGATACGGCCGCCGTCTGTTGGCCGAAGCCGAACGACTGGCGGCCGACGCCGGGTTCGGGAAACTCGCCGTCCTCTCGGGCATCGGCGTCCGGCAGTATTATCGAGAAAAACTCGACTATCGGCAGGACGGGCCGTACGTCTCAAAGCGACTCTGA
- a CDS encoding DHH family phosphoesterase, whose product MGSCIICGADVEGHICETHQQDVVFEFRGTHPNQLTPGRFYRGTVDGYAEFGVFVDIGDSVTGLLHRSELDQRLESLDWEPGDSVFVEVKSVRDNGNIDLGWSIRQSAREFRGTLIDDPDEDHALLAEEADDEDDEDDGPVRRQAGDAGSGNGSEGRQRATRDEEPDATETDDTAEGSETDAPETGEAETAEPAAEAPEADTADADDAAEADSDDSSVGGGAVVEERAREYDLTPVETLDDHVGEDVRIEAEVVDIRQTSGPTVFEVRDETGGVDCAAFEEAGVRAYPGVETGDIVRLDGEVRRRRGELQVETEALVVLEDDERTTVTDRMADALTERARPDELDLLADDVAADTVTDSIREAATAIRRAVLEDRPVVVRHNATADGYVAGVAIERATLPLVRDQHGGADAEYHYFDRRPLEDGVYDMADATKDVTGMLDNRERHDEKLPLFVFAAAGATRESLDGFDLLSIYGAERVVVDAAEADADVADTVETLVSPSLAEADEPTTASALATNVAVHVNEDVREGIAHLPAVSFWEGTPEGYLDAAADAGYDGDDVREIREAIALKAFYQSYEDKRELIADLLFPETDEERGLASHVSEQFRTKMDEEVETAEANLERRDVGGVRMALLDTDAYTHRYEFPPTTLLVDELLRRHRDDVTLVLGLAEDELYVRSTTALDVRAVAEAAAEREPEAGIAAKSARDGAIEFLSGERAAVLDAVLDALAERV is encoded by the coding sequence ATGGGAAGCTGTATCATCTGTGGCGCCGATGTCGAGGGCCACATCTGCGAGACGCACCAGCAAGACGTTGTTTTCGAGTTCCGTGGCACACATCCGAATCAACTGACGCCGGGACGGTTCTACCGTGGGACCGTCGACGGCTACGCGGAGTTCGGCGTCTTCGTCGACATCGGCGACAGCGTGACCGGTCTGTTGCACCGTAGCGAACTCGACCAACGGCTCGAGAGTCTGGACTGGGAGCCGGGCGATTCGGTGTTCGTCGAGGTCAAGAGCGTCCGTGACAACGGTAACATCGACCTCGGCTGGTCAATTCGCCAGTCCGCCCGCGAGTTCCGCGGCACGCTCATCGACGACCCGGACGAGGACCACGCGCTCCTCGCCGAGGAAGCCGACGACGAGGACGACGAGGACGACGGCCCCGTTCGACGACAGGCAGGTGACGCGGGGTCGGGAAACGGGAGTGAGGGTCGCCAGCGTGCGACCCGTGACGAGGAACCGGACGCGACCGAGACGGACGACACCGCCGAGGGCAGCGAAACCGACGCACCCGAGACGGGCGAAGCCGAGACTGCCGAACCGGCCGCCGAGGCACCCGAAGCCGACACGGCCGACGCAGACGACGCGGCCGAGGCTGACTCCGACGATTCTAGCGTCGGCGGCGGTGCAGTCGTCGAGGAGCGGGCACGGGAGTACGACCTGACGCCGGTCGAAACCCTCGACGACCACGTCGGCGAGGATGTTCGCATCGAGGCGGAAGTCGTCGACATCCGTCAGACAAGCGGCCCAACAGTGTTCGAGGTCCGCGACGAGACGGGTGGGGTCGACTGTGCTGCCTTCGAGGAGGCTGGTGTCCGAGCCTACCCCGGCGTGGAGACGGGCGACATCGTGCGACTCGACGGCGAAGTTCGCCGCCGCCGCGGCGAACTGCAGGTCGAAACCGAGGCGCTGGTGGTCCTCGAAGACGACGAGCGGACGACCGTCACCGACCGGATGGCCGACGCGCTGACCGAGCGCGCGCGCCCCGACGAACTGGACCTGCTGGCAGACGACGTGGCCGCCGACACTGTGACCGACAGCATCCGCGAGGCCGCGACTGCGATTCGGCGGGCCGTGTTGGAGGACCGCCCGGTCGTCGTGCGACACAACGCGACTGCCGACGGGTACGTGGCGGGCGTCGCCATCGAGCGCGCCACCCTGCCGCTAGTCCGTGACCAGCACGGCGGGGCAGACGCCGAGTATCACTACTTCGACCGACGGCCGCTGGAAGACGGCGTCTACGACATGGCCGACGCGACGAAGGACGTGACGGGGATGCTCGACAACCGCGAGCGCCACGACGAGAAACTCCCGCTGTTCGTGTTCGCTGCCGCGGGTGCCACCCGGGAATCCCTCGACGGGTTCGACCTGCTCTCCATCTACGGCGCGGAACGGGTCGTCGTCGACGCCGCCGAGGCCGACGCGGACGTCGCCGACACCGTGGAGACGCTCGTCTCGCCGTCCCTCGCGGAAGCCGACGAACCGACGACTGCGAGCGCGCTCGCGACGAACGTCGCCGTCCACGTCAACGAGGACGTACGCGAGGGAATCGCCCACCTCCCGGCCGTGAGCTTCTGGGAGGGGACGCCGGAGGGCTACCTCGACGCGGCCGCCGACGCCGGGTACGACGGCGACGACGTGCGCGAAATCCGCGAGGCAATCGCGCTGAAGGCGTTCTACCAGTCCTACGAGGACAAGCGCGAACTCATCGCGGACCTGCTGTTCCCGGAGACTGACGAGGAGCGTGGCCTCGCCTCCCACGTCAGCGAGCAGTTCCGCACGAAGATGGACGAGGAAGTCGAGACGGCCGAGGCCAACCTCGAACGTCGGGACGTCGGCGGCGTTCGGATGGCCCTGCTCGACACGGACGCTTACACGCACCGCTACGAGTTCCCGCCGACGACGCTGCTGGTGGACGAACTGCTCCGCCGCCACCGCGACGACGTGACGCTCGTCCTCGGGTTGGCGGAGGACGAACTCTACGTCCGCAGCACGACGGCACTCGACGTGCGCGCCGTCGCGGAGGCGGCCGCCGAGCGCGAACCCGAGGCGGGTATCGCGGCTAAGAGTGCCCGTGACGGAGCCATCGAGTTCCTCTCGGGGGAGCGCGCCGCCGTCCTCGACGCAGTCCTCGACGCCCTCGCAGAGCGGGTATAG
- a CDS encoding YIP1 family protein has product MTQWVENPTGGRDRGPVALARAWFEVLVRPRRFFRSGVAPGDQAPGLVFAAVVVFVEELSRMVLVAEAYPVLTNQPVASRALGLALAVVLVMPAALHLTTALQTVILIPFVADRAGVSETVQVFAYATAPCVLAGPPIPALRVACAVYGSVLLVVGMDELHDIGFPKVLPLVAAPVAIIFGYGFRGFLAVEQLLVDLGYGWVVHELGAVLAAAPGTF; this is encoded by the coding sequence GTGACTCAGTGGGTCGAGAACCCGACGGGTGGCCGCGACAGGGGTCCCGTCGCGCTCGCGCGGGCGTGGTTCGAAGTCCTCGTCCGGCCTCGGCGGTTCTTCCGGTCGGGTGTCGCACCGGGCGACCAGGCACCCGGCCTCGTGTTCGCCGCCGTCGTCGTCTTCGTCGAGGAACTCTCCCGGATGGTGTTGGTTGCCGAGGCGTACCCGGTGTTGACGAACCAACCGGTGGCCTCGCGGGCACTCGGGTTGGCACTCGCCGTCGTGTTGGTGATGCCCGCCGCACTCCACCTGACGACGGCACTCCAGACGGTCATCCTGATACCGTTCGTCGCCGACCGCGCGGGCGTCAGCGAGACGGTGCAGGTGTTCGCCTACGCCACCGCGCCGTGCGTGCTCGCGGGGCCACCGATTCCGGCACTCCGGGTGGCCTGTGCCGTCTACGGGAGCGTCCTGCTCGTCGTCGGAATGGACGAACTGCACGATATCGGGTTCCCGAAGGTCCTCCCCTTGGTCGCCGCGCCGGTGGCCATCATCTTCGGGTACGGGTTCCGTGGCTTTCTGGCCGTCGAGCAACTGCTAGTCGACCTCGGCTACGGCTGGGTCGTCCACGAACTAGGGGCCGTCCTCGCCGCCGCTCCCGGGACGTTTTAG
- a CDS encoding NADPH-dependent FMN reductase, protein MTPPHVVAICGSHRDESHTRKALTHALEAADSAGAETDLLDLREWDLPVFDADDDDAGDAAAFTRRVREADAILLGTPVYHGSYSSVLKNALDYCGFDEFENKTVGLLAVAGGGFPITALDHLRSVCRALNAWVLPHQAAVPNAAGAFDGSAEDWSFTDDGAAARVATLGERAVEYANIEPDPACFESAENVGADD, encoded by the coding sequence ATGACACCGCCACACGTCGTCGCGATATGTGGAAGCCACAGGGACGAGAGCCACACCCGGAAGGCACTGACACACGCCCTCGAAGCCGCCGACTCGGCGGGCGCGGAGACCGACCTCCTCGACCTACGGGAGTGGGACCTCCCGGTGTTCGACGCCGACGACGACGATGCCGGCGACGCCGCCGCGTTCACGCGCCGGGTCCGGGAGGCGGACGCCATCCTGCTCGGGACGCCGGTGTACCACGGGTCGTACTCGTCGGTGCTGAAGAACGCGCTCGACTACTGTGGGTTCGACGAGTTCGAGAACAAGACCGTCGGCTTGCTCGCCGTGGCCGGCGGTGGGTTCCCGATTACCGCACTCGACCACCTCCGCTCGGTCTGCCGGGCACTGAACGCGTGGGTCCTCCCGCATCAGGCGGCGGTTCCGAACGCCGCCGGCGCGTTCGACGGGAGTGCCGAGGACTGGTCGTTCACCGACGACGGGGCCGCGGCCCGCGTCGCAACACTCGGCGAGCGAGCGGTCGAGTACGCGAACATCGAACCGGACCCGGCGTGTTTCGAGAGTGCGGAGAACGTCGGCGCGGACGACTGA
- a CDS encoding A/G-specific adenine glycosylase, producing the protein MTEEAADHLADVPVEAVREALVEWYEADHRAFPWRETEDPYEILVSEVMSQQTQLGRVVEAWAAFLDRWPTAAALADADRADVVAFWTDHSLGYNNRAKYLHEAARQVCEEFDGAFPRDPDGLSELMGVGPYTANAVASFAFDNGDAVVDTNVKRVLHRAFDVPDDDAAFERVASELMPDGESRVWNNAIMELGGVACEKTPACDAAGCPWREWCHAYETGDFTAPDVPTQPDFEGSRRQMRGRVVNVLGEYDELPIDELGPRVRVDYAPDGEYGREWLWDLLADLEADGLVETDDDGTARLRR; encoded by the coding sequence ATGACCGAGGAGGCGGCCGACCACCTCGCGGACGTACCCGTCGAGGCGGTTCGGGAGGCACTGGTCGAGTGGTACGAGGCCGACCACCGCGCGTTCCCGTGGCGCGAGACCGAGGACCCCTACGAGATTCTCGTCTCGGAAGTGATGAGCCAGCAGACCCAACTCGGCCGGGTCGTCGAGGCGTGGGCGGCGTTCCTCGACCGGTGGCCGACCGCCGCGGCCCTCGCCGACGCCGACCGGGCCGACGTGGTGGCGTTCTGGACCGACCACAGCCTCGGCTACAACAACCGCGCGAAGTACCTCCACGAGGCCGCTCGACAGGTCTGCGAGGAGTTCGACGGCGCGTTCCCGCGGGACCCGGACGGGCTCTCGGAGTTGATGGGCGTCGGCCCGTACACCGCGAACGCCGTCGCCTCGTTCGCGTTCGACAACGGCGACGCGGTGGTCGACACCAACGTCAAGCGTGTCCTCCACCGCGCCTTCGACGTGCCCGACGACGACGCGGCTTTCGAGCGGGTCGCGTCCGAACTCATGCCCGACGGCGAGTCCCGCGTCTGGAACAACGCCATCATGGAACTGGGCGGTGTGGCCTGTGAGAAGACGCCTGCCTGCGACGCCGCGGGGTGTCCGTGGCGCGAGTGGTGTCACGCCTACGAGACCGGCGACTTCACCGCGCCGGACGTGCCGACCCAACCCGACTTCGAGGGGAGCAGACGGCAGATGCGCGGGCGGGTCGTCAACGTCCTCGGGGAGTACGACGAACTCCCCATCGACGAGTTGGGGCCGCGGGTCCGCGTCGACTACGCGCCCGACGGCGAGTACGGCCGCGAGTGGCTTTGGGACCTCCTCGCGGACCTCGAAGCGGACGGGTTGGTCGAGACTGACGACGACGGCACGGCGCGTCTGCGGCGGTGA
- a CDS encoding class-III pyridoxal-phosphate-dependent aminotransferase, translated as MERDTTEPCVEDLPGERARAQVAYHHATAAPSTYVYEFVWDYTAPADGPFCTDIDGNVLLDFTSHVGAAPLGYNNPDLRSRLAAFDLVDPLKIAGQDFYAASGPPGDAPIPGAADLMDRLTEVTDGMDTVFLSNSGAEAVENAIKICYDHTSGEYAVTFHGAFHGRTLGALSLNRSKSVYRREFPEISGVHDVPFCTDRSCDATTCGCGFFTDDGSQLRRMLDPETGFVPPEETAYVVVEPVQGEGGYRFPSDAFASELAEVVETHDLLLVADEIQSGMGRTGEFWASDHYPFDPDVVAAGKGLRVGATIASENVFPDETSRLSSTWGGGDVLACAQGALTIDVIREQNLLDNARERGAQFHETMADETLPGVVDVRGRGLMLAVEFDTEARRDDTMAAALERGLLTLGCGHKTLRILPPLDATAREIELGCSLLGEAVRAV; from the coding sequence ATGGAAAGGGACACGACCGAACCGTGCGTCGAGGACTTGCCCGGCGAGCGAGCGCGGGCACAGGTGGCGTACCACCACGCGACGGCCGCGCCGAGTACGTACGTCTACGAGTTCGTCTGGGACTACACCGCACCCGCCGACGGCCCGTTCTGTACGGACATCGACGGGAACGTCCTGCTCGATTTCACGAGCCACGTCGGGGCGGCACCGCTCGGCTACAACAACCCCGACCTGCGGTCCCGGTTGGCGGCGTTCGACCTCGTGGACCCACTGAAAATCGCCGGGCAGGACTTCTACGCCGCGAGCGGTCCGCCCGGTGACGCCCCGATTCCCGGCGCGGCCGACCTGATGGACCGGCTGACCGAGGTGACCGACGGCATGGACACCGTGTTCCTCTCGAACAGCGGTGCCGAGGCCGTCGAGAACGCCATCAAAATCTGCTACGACCACACCAGCGGCGAGTACGCCGTCACCTTCCACGGTGCGTTCCACGGCCGGACGCTCGGCGCGCTCTCGCTCAACCGCTCGAAGTCGGTGTACCGCCGCGAGTTCCCCGAGATTTCGGGAGTCCACGACGTGCCCTTCTGTACGGACCGCTCGTGTGACGCCACGACCTGTGGCTGTGGCTTCTTCACCGACGACGGCTCACAACTGCGTCGGATGCTCGACCCGGAAACCGGGTTCGTCCCGCCCGAGGAGACGGCGTACGTCGTCGTCGAACCCGTCCAAGGAGAGGGCGGGTACCGGTTCCCGAGCGACGCCTTCGCGAGCGAACTGGCCGAGGTGGTCGAGACACACGACCTGTTGCTCGTCGCCGACGAGATACAGTCGGGCATGGGCCGCACCGGCGAGTTCTGGGCCTCGGACCACTACCCGTTCGACCCCGACGTGGTCGCGGCCGGGAAGGGCCTGCGCGTCGGCGCGACCATCGCCAGCGAGAACGTGTTCCCCGACGAGACCAGCCGACTCTCCTCGACGTGGGGCGGTGGCGACGTTCTCGCGTGCGCGCAGGGCGCGCTCACCATCGATGTCATCCGCGAACAGAACCTCCTCGACAACGCCCGCGAGCGAGGCGCGCAGTTCCACGAGACGATGGCCGACGAGACGCTGCCGGGCGTGGTCGACGTGCGCGGGCGGGGGTTGATGCTGGCCGTCGAGTTCGACACGGAGGCCCGCCGGGACGACACCATGGCGGCGGCACTGGAACGTGGGCTACTCACGCTCGGGTGTGGCCACAAGACGCTCCGCATCCTCCCGCCGCTCGACGCGACGGCCCGCGAAATCGAGCTGGGGTGTTCCCTCCTCGGGGAGGCGGTCAGGGCGGTCTGA
- a CDS encoding AI-2E family transporter has translation MLGFSIDRMRAIWWAIGAALLAVVAFILYAFVGTFVFALFIYYATRPAYDRIHRRVRHPTIAAALALGVFAVPALALLAYTLAIGLQELSDLQNGDFGPLLSVVEPYTNVSQIVEDPASLLGDSIGLDTVESTLRASLEYIGFIGNGLLHLFVMLAVAFYLLRDGRKLSRWLMQFADDGGVLGSYLGAVDRSLQSIFFGNILNAIVTGAIGAIAFNVLNVFAPPGLAIPYPALTGLLTGVGSLVPVVGMKIVYFPIVGFLGFQAAMDGSGYGFVFAVFAVSLVVVDSLPDFFLRPYVSGRNLHVGLVMFAYILGPVMFGWYGIFLGPLILVVVFHFGRIVLPELLAREPVHPGAVDPMYLLDPTPDGTNEAVATEESVTDGDESADEQPADGE, from the coding sequence ATGCTCGGATTCAGTATCGACCGGATGCGGGCGATTTGGTGGGCCATCGGGGCCGCCCTGCTGGCCGTCGTCGCGTTCATCCTCTACGCGTTCGTCGGGACGTTCGTCTTCGCACTGTTCATCTACTACGCCACACGCCCCGCCTACGACCGGATTCACCGACGTGTCCGACATCCGACTATCGCGGCGGCACTCGCGTTGGGGGTGTTCGCAGTCCCGGCCCTCGCGCTCCTCGCGTACACGCTCGCCATCGGTTTGCAGGAACTGTCGGATCTACAGAACGGCGATTTCGGGCCACTGCTGTCGGTGGTCGAACCGTACACCAACGTGTCCCAAATCGTCGAGGACCCCGCATCGCTGCTCGGTGACAGCATCGGCCTCGATACCGTCGAGTCGACGCTCCGGGCCAGCCTCGAGTACATTGGCTTCATCGGCAACGGGCTGTTGCACTTGTTCGTGATGCTCGCGGTGGCGTTCTATCTGCTCCGCGACGGACGGAAACTCTCACGGTGGCTGATGCAGTTCGCCGACGACGGCGGTGTCTTGGGGTCGTACCTCGGGGCCGTCGACCGGAGCCTCCAGAGTATCTTCTTCGGGAATATCCTCAACGCGATCGTCACGGGCGCGATTGGGGCCATCGCGTTCAACGTCCTCAACGTCTTCGCGCCACCGGGCCTCGCTATCCCGTATCCGGCACTGACCGGGTTGCTCACCGGTGTCGGGAGTCTGGTCCCCGTCGTCGGCATGAAAATCGTCTACTTTCCCATCGTCGGGTTTCTCGGATTCCAAGCGGCGATGGACGGGAGCGGGTACGGGTTCGTTTTCGCCGTCTTCGCCGTCTCGCTGGTCGTCGTGGACTCGTTGCCCGACTTCTTCCTCAGGCCGTACGTCTCCGGGCGGAACCTCCACGTCGGCCTCGTCATGTTCGCGTACATCCTCGGCCCAGTTATGTTCGGGTGGTACGGCATCTTCCTCGGGCCGCTGATACTCGTCGTCGTCTTCCACTTCGGGCGCATCGTCCTCCCGGAACTCCTCGCGCGCGAGCCCGTACATCCCGGTGCAGTCGACCCGATGTACCTCCTCGACCCGACACCCGACGGGACGAACGAGGCAGTCGCTACCGAGGAGTCGGTTACGGACGGCGACGAATCGGCGGACGAACAACCAGCGGACGGCGAGTGA
- a CDS encoding PadR family transcriptional regulator, with protein MYDLTGFQRDLLYVIAGRDEPHGLAIKEELEDYYEKEIHHGRLYPNLDTLVDKGLVEKGQRDRRTNYYSLTRRGQREIDARREWEEQYVSQ; from the coding sequence ATGTACGACCTGACAGGATTTCAGCGTGATCTGCTGTACGTTATCGCCGGCCGGGACGAACCTCACGGTCTCGCGATCAAAGAGGAACTCGAAGACTACTACGAGAAGGAAATCCACCACGGGCGTCTCTATCCCAACCTCGACACGCTGGTCGACAAGGGCCTCGTCGAGAAGGGGCAGCGAGACAGACGGACGAACTACTACAGTCTGACACGGCGCGGGCAGCGCGAAATCGACGCGCGTCGTGAGTGGGAAGAACAGTACGTGAGTCAGTGA
- a CDS encoding amphi-Trp domain-containing protein has product MTEETLFEVEKRASRSEVAAYLRTVADRLDEGGTLTLEAGDDAITVETPREVEFEVAVEREGPASGDGELSVELEFEWPEGGTGADSLSID; this is encoded by the coding sequence ATGACAGAAGAAACGCTGTTCGAGGTCGAAAAGCGCGCGTCACGGAGCGAAGTTGCGGCGTACCTTCGGACGGTCGCCGACCGCCTCGACGAGGGTGGCACGCTCACGCTGGAAGCCGGCGACGACGCCATCACAGTCGAGACACCGCGCGAGGTGGAGTTCGAGGTGGCGGTCGAGCGCGAAGGACCGGCCAGTGGCGACGGCGAACTCAGTGTCGAACTGGAGTTCGAGTGGCCGGAAGGCGGGACTGGAGCGGACTCGCTCAGCATCGACTAA
- a CDS encoding DUF7117 family protein, with protein MKIRGDRECTVCGHRWSYYDTGSVECPDCGSLKSVGVDDRKEHTASPVTLELTAVRDRIEDDPLRVLVEDAADACRSYVRKQGFIDAGDLQPLGDTYLAAVELVHAATAVGRQMRTSDDEEYYVLDLLRGADDGERPGPSIVPDSMRDARGLAYATAVEEYSTDLRTYLDENPDETARGVLSRIREHRKRVDALDGDVSLADAEALVGAAQALGYYLAEGDETALAQAHHHLDTLDPGT; from the coding sequence ATGAAGATACGCGGGGACCGCGAGTGTACGGTCTGTGGTCACCGGTGGTCCTACTACGACACGGGCAGCGTCGAGTGTCCCGACTGCGGCAGTCTCAAGAGCGTCGGCGTCGACGACCGGAAAGAACACACCGCAAGTCCCGTCACGCTCGAGTTGACGGCGGTTCGGGACCGCATCGAGGATGACCCGCTCCGAGTCCTCGTCGAGGACGCGGCGGACGCGTGTCGCTCCTACGTCAGAAAGCAGGGATTCATCGACGCGGGTGACCTCCAGCCCCTCGGCGACACGTATCTCGCGGCCGTCGAACTCGTCCACGCCGCGACGGCCGTCGGCCGGCAGATGCGGACGAGCGACGACGAGGAGTACTACGTCCTCGACTTGCTACGCGGGGCCGACGACGGCGAACGGCCGGGGCCGTCCATCGTCCCCGATTCGATGCGGGACGCGCGCGGGTTGGCCTACGCCACCGCAGTCGAGGAGTACAGTACCGACCTCCGAACCTACCTCGACGAGAACCCGGACGAAACCGCCCGTGGCGTGCTGTCGCGCATCCGTGAACACCGCAAGCGCGTCGACGCACTCGACGGCGACGTGTCGCTGGCGGACGCCGAGGCACTCGTGGGCGCGGCACAGGCACTCGGCTACTATCTCGCGGAGGGCGACGAAACCGCGCTCGCGCAGGCACACCACCACCTCGACACCCTCGACCCCGGGACGTAG
- a CDS encoding NUDIX hydrolase: protein MPGFDTAVETLAERAGVTRREKHVEADEDGFAALREKFADGRWAVGAIVTNAEGQVLLVREDGRWLAPGGQVEPGETHAEALVREVREETGVEVVPDDPVAATEVTVTHGGETVGFAFAHYTATPETTTLAADPGRDGEGITTAEWRPDVPADTVDRDVVVANR, encoded by the coding sequence ATGCCCGGCTTCGACACTGCCGTCGAGACGCTCGCGGAGCGGGCGGGTGTAACCCGCCGCGAGAAACACGTCGAGGCCGACGAGGACGGGTTCGCGGCCCTGCGCGAAAAGTTCGCGGACGGCAGGTGGGCTGTCGGTGCCATCGTCACGAACGCCGAGGGGCAGGTCCTCCTCGTCCGCGAGGACGGCCGCTGGCTCGCTCCCGGGGGGCAGGTCGAACCCGGGGAGACACACGCCGAGGCGCTGGTCAGGGAGGTCCGCGAGGAGACTGGTGTCGAAGTCGTCCCGGACGACCCCGTGGCGGCCACCGAGGTGACGGTCACACACGGCGGCGAGACGGTGGGGTTCGCCTTCGCACACTACACGGCCACGCCGGAGACGACGACGCTAGCGGCCGACCCGGGGCGGGACGGCGAGGGCATTACGACTGCCGAGTGGCGGCCCGACGTGCCCGCCGACACCGTGGACCGCGACGTGGTAGTGGCGAATCGGTGA